GACACTACCTGGGGCAGCACATGGACTTTCCTCCCCTTTGGTATGGGACCATTCTCTGGCTAAATCCAGAGCAGAGCCGATTTCCTGTTCTTCAAATGGGAACTCACCATCACTGTAAGACTGGTCGCTGTCACACCCTTCTTCCAGAACCGAAGGGGTCAAATCGTAATCATCTACTCTGTCCTGTAGGACTTCCTTCTTTTCGACTTCTTCCTGCTCCACGCTGTGCCGGGTGAGACAGGAATGACAACAGATCAAACCGGGGGGATCAGACATCATGGCTTCCTAGCTGGTTTTGATGGGAGTTATAGGGAATGGTCACTAGAAGCAAAGGGCCATCGCCTGGAGAGGGAAAAAGCTATCCATCCTACAAGAGGCAAAGTGTGGCTGccatggtgggggatggggggagagtAGCAGCAGCAGATATGCAGagcactgcccacagcagggctGACGAGGAATGAGACTCTACCACCCCAGTATGGTACAGTCACGGCATGAAGCACAGAGGGAGACCAGGCCCGGGGCAGCCACCACGTGCCTGAGTCGTGTTGACTTTAACATAGATTGACCAAGTGGTTACAGCTCTGGAGTCACTGCAGACTGCAGAAATGTGTGGCTGCTAGGCACCTTTGTATTAATAGTGTCACATGACACCCcatgtgtttggttttggtaagTTACTTCTCTTGCTGGTTAATTTTGCTAGTGTCTGTGTACCAATTCCTTTGCTGGTCACCTTCCTACCAAGGCCCTTAGAGAACTGTGTAGGAAGTAGATACGCATCTCCTGGTGTCCAGTCACAGGAAAGAATGGGTATTTTGTCCATACAGGGAGTCCTGAGGCTGGTGAATCCATCTTGGTTTACAGCACCACAGAGACAACAGGCAACACGGCCATTCTTTGCTGACCACCTACAGTTTTGCTAATCCTTGCATCTGACATCTGTGACTCTCTTGacctcacttccttttctttctgagacCCTGTCCATTTTTACCCACACATTACCGGTTCCTGAACATTCATTGTCACCTGGGGGTCCgtgtttcttcttcatgttcatcctcctccttctcataattttctgcaaataaattcagaaatgtcCCGTCAGCTGTTCCCACATCACCACTATGAACACAGTGGCCTCTATGGCCCGAGAGACATAAGTGTCCTTGCATGACTAGGCATCCACTGCATTTAGGGCACTGTCTTTAAGAATTGCTGTGGCATGGCTTTCTGATGCATCAGGCAGTGTGTCTCTGATTCTGAGGATCAGCATCACTGACCCTGGGCAACAGCTTCTACTGTCTCTTGTTGTCCATATAAGGGGATGCTTGTCCAGTTTCAATCTTGACTTCTGCAAACCGTGTCTAGCAGCGTGCCGCGAGTCGCGCCACAGGCACAGGCTCTCTGTGCATTCACAGCTCTCACATAGAGCCTCCTCCTTGTCCTGAGGACAGGACAACCACCCTGTCCCACATCCAACCACCGGGGACTTCATGGGCCCCCGCGTGGGCTCCAGTGTTACTGAGGGGTCATCTAGGAAACATGTTCCAGTCTAAACAGCGTTCCCACCTCCAAGTCCTACTGCATCAAGTTCCTCATCCAACTCCACATGGTCAGGGGCTCTACTTTGTCTAAAGTGCATTCATGAATTTTCCGTATCTGCTCACTACAGTGACAACAGGTTATTTGATATacattacagatgaggagacagatatGGACGAAGTAAACCTCACTCTCTCACCCACATTTCATACAGACTGGGCTAAGTCTGGGAACCTCCCACTTAGGCGGGGATCCTAGCACACTAACTAGCTGCCTCCTGTCACAGTCTCCTTTCCGGGATCTAACACTGGTGgatgctgcctcctgccccaagGGCTGCGTTCCCTCAGGGAGGAAGCAGACATGTGGAGCACTATGACCTCCAGCCTGtgcatttctcctctctgttACCACCTTCTAGTCCTGGTCCTCTCATGGCCTTGCGCACAATGGGGAACAGAGGACAGCTGCTACAAACAGTGTGAGGGCAGGTGGGAAGACTCTTGTGAGCCCAGGGCCTTGCAGCAGCTCAGTGCAATCAGGGCCTCTGGCTGCCTTACCTGAGCTGAGCTTTCGGGCAAGGCACTTGGCCAGCCTGCGTCCCTCAGCCAGTTGCTCTTGGAAGCCCTGTCCTTGGCAATGCTCAGGGTCATCATGGGAGAGGAGGTCCTCGAGGTGTTTATCAAGGAGTTGGCAAACATCTCTCCCTTCGCGTAACTTATCATATAAACGGGTCAGCTCTTCAGTCTGGTCTTTGATCAGCAGATGGCACTGTCTACggtgggacagagagaaaatTTAACAATGCAGAGAGTGGATCAATAGATTATAAGAGCTTTTGGGGAGATTTCTGGGAGAATTTCCCACAAGCAGCCGCCGAAACAaatttgtgcacatgtgtggttACCTGCCtgtggcagagaaagaagaaagtaaaacaaggCCTCCTCTGTATCAGAGAGTGCTCCTGTGAGCCCCCTTGACATCCCTTGCATCTTTTGCTTCTGGAAACAGACCCAGGGGTCCTCCTAAGCACACGTCACAGACATGTCCCTCAGCTGCTCACTTTGGGCATACCCATTTCCCTGGAAAACTCCATATAGTGCATCATGCAGCGAATGGACACACTGGCAGACACAGAAGTGTGGACCGTAGGGCTGGTGTTAAGTCCTGAGCTCAGGAGAATGGCAGGGTCAAGGGGACAGCATTTGCTGAAGGAACGGATGACAAGCTGTAGTCAGCCAGGTCGTGACTATGTGAAAGGGAAATGAGGTAGtgatctcacaacactgtgaatgtgctAAATGCCACGAACTGTTCCCTTGAATTTGGtgactttgatatttttttacaAGAGAGAATGAGGCTCTGAGTCATTGGAGTCCATCATTTACCAATCACTGTTGTCTTAGTTGTTTTAGACATAGTTGTGGAACGTGCCTGCCGTGAGGGTTTCTGCTTTTCTGGCCCACACTTGTTGCTGCCCCAGGTCAGAGATGCCCACAGCTTCCCTCAGGCCTCCCACACAGAGCCCTGCTTACCTGAGCTTCTCAGCCAACGTGTCTGCCCGCTCCCTCTTCTccagctgccccttctcccccagcacGGATTCGATGATGTCGCTGGACTCTTCgcactctgagaaacagagatgCCTGTCTCAGTGGAAAGCTGGATATGCTGCAGTGCTCGCTGTCTTCAAGGGAGGAGATGGGGTCCATTCCAGCGCAAATGGAACCCTGGCAACCAGGCTCTGCGCGGGGAGCTCCACTTCTCATTCCTCAGCCTCTTAACTACAGCGCATTCTATTCCTCCCTGTTTCAGAGCCCAGGAAAGAACAGCCCCAAAGCTCAGAGGGGAAGTAGACGCGGTGAGTAGCAGGTAtttggcagagtcaggattcgtATCCCCTGACACCAACCCTGACCATGGCCACTCTAGCAAGTCTTGTGGCCTCTTAAGTAAAACACTAAGCAGGGACATGACGTAAGgcccccaggactccaggaccgaTGGGTCCCCTGAACTAGGATTTCTATACTGAACAAGTATCTCAAAGGTAAAAATTCACCCGATACACTCGTGTGAACTAGAATGCATAAAAGCAGAAGGACCTGAAAGGAATATGGCCAAATCCTAATAAAGTGTGTGTTATTAGAAGCAGTAGAATTATGAACAGAGTTTACACGGTGCCAGGCTCTGCTGTTAGAGCTTTACAAGGAACTACTCAGTATTCATTTCGACTCAGAGAAGTAGCACCCACAATAGTAGTAGTTTAACAGAGGAGGAATCTGAGGCACAGGAAGATAGGCAGTTGGATTTGAGTCCAGGAAGCCTggcccagagcccatgctcttcacCCCTGTGCTGTGTTACCTCTACCGCAAGCCCTCGGGTGATACCTGATTTCATAATCTTCACAACTGCTTTCCCAGTTAATGAGATGATTATCGGGAAAGttgtaaataaaactttgtttgtCCTTCCCTGAAAGCTCATCATCTCTTCACTTTCCTAAATAACAGGcttcaatttttacttttgtctgCATAAGTCGTTTTTAATTATACCTCCCCTTGTTATATTGAAAGCAGattgtgagaaaatgagaaaacttcGGGCTAAGAGTTGTCAGGATTCCTTCCTATCGCTCGGCTGTGACGTGCCCCATTCTGCACCGCATCCCCCTCTTAACGATAAGGCCACCGAGCTCCTCATTTCAGGCTGACTGTGGGGGAGAGCCTACCCCACGCACTAAGGCTTGGGTGGTTCCTGGGGCCGTGGTCTCCCCCACTCACCCTCATTCTCTCTTGGCCACATGTCTCATGGCCCAGGCCTTGAACTGTTGGGCACCCTACATCATTGAAGGTTCCCCAGCTCAGGGAGATACAGGGGAGGTAGCAGAGGTTGTCTGATGTTCCCGGAAACACCCTCAGCCTTATCACTGGGTATCAGATGGCCTCtgtggagccaggaagcagagccTGCACGGGTTCCCTCTCACCAGGGGAGTCACTGTGTGGATGGTGTCACTCATGGATACCACGGTTTCGGAGAAAGCAGAACCCACCTCTATCTCCTTGAAAGCAGGTCATGTCACCTGCTACCCTCCCCCCATGTGTACCATCAGCATGTTTCCCCAGTGTCCCTAGCTCGGTGCTTTCCCAGTGGGACATCAGAGGAACCTGACCTGATGGAGTTCTGGAGTCACTGTGATGCAGGATCTGATACTGCACAGAGTCAATCCTGAGAGGACCAGGCATTTCTGTGTCTGCACCATGAATCAATTACTGGGTTGTGAACTCTAGCCCCACCCTACTTGTCACAGCTAGCCTGTGGAGGTTGCTAACCTAtttgtcttcagttttcccatcctcAGCAAACTGAGGGTAAAATACCCACCTCTACCATTCCTGGATTGTGGTCAGAATGAAATTTATCGTGACAGTGGAAATAGAAAGGACAACATCTGCAGAGGGTTTTAGTTTCTCAGAAGGAATACAGACAGCCATCGCTTTGGTGAGCATGACCTTGTAGGACTTACTGTATTTCTGCAGCTGGTTGGCCAGGGAGTAGGCAGTGGCTTCGGATATAAGGAATTTCTCCTTGAGGTCTCGGAAGTCCTGCTTGCTTTTCTCCAGCTGGGACTGAAGGTCCTGGTTGATTTCCAGGAGGCTCTTTTCTGCCCCAGGATCGGAAAGAGGGCCAAGAGGTGCTGCCATGGTGACGTGTGGCAGAAGAGGTAGAGCTGGGGAATGAGCAGAAGAAACCCAAACACAGGATGGGTTAAAACCCAGTGAAATCAAGTAGGTTTAAATCAGGACTGAGGGTTGAGGATACAGGAATTCTCTACTTACTGTTgggaacaatttgaacaacacCCCACAGCACTTGAGACTCGGTAACCACAAAAACAAGGTTCAAGATGCCAGAGCTGATAGCCAAAGGCCCTGCCCCAGCTCAGACTCCAACCGGAATGACAGAGGGAGCACCCAGAATGCCAGGTAACGGTCTGCACTTGCAATAACAGATTTGGAACGTTGGGGCTTTCAATGGAACCCGGGGAGCCACTGCCTTCCAGTTGCCGAGGCCGTGCTGATACACCAGGCTGCCTGGTCTCCCCTGAAAGTCATCACTGATGGGGACCCACCCTCAGTGGCCACTCTCAATAGTTGTGCACCCTTGTGCTGAGACCACAGTTCccatctctttctaaaaaatgatGTCAGCATAGTTCTCATTCTTCATTcttatgtgtgtataaaatcatCAAGGCACAAATAGCTTCCCAtgaagtttccctttttttttcttaaagatttatttatttgagaaagagaatgggggcatgggtaaagggagagagtgagacaaggggctcagtctcacaacccatgagatcatcaccctagcctaaaccaagagtcagatgctcaactaactgcaCCCCTCCCAACAGGTATTCTTAAGGGCTGTCATGAACTCATCCCACTTGTTTTTAAGGTAAAACAGATCTTAAGGGAAATATTCCAAAGTCGCAGACTATCACGatgttctctgtgtcttctctagtttttttttttttctctagccatTAAAAACACGAGAAACATGCTAGTGTTTTAGTTATCTTTAGTTGCTTTGtatttgaaaagcttttaaatttatttggatcTTCCTCTATTTACATCACATTTTTAGGATGTATgtagtaaataaagttttctttaaagcaaaacaaacaaacaaatgacaaaaaaacaagaacataagagaaaaacCAGAGTTAATCTATGCAATGAAGTTTGGAAACTGTTTCCTGTCCCAGCTCTCTCAGTGTTCTTCTTCCTGCATCTCTGTGTTATGTAGGCTACTCTTCCCCTTCTGTGgacatgtattttcaattttcttagcTATACacctaggagcagaattgctCAGTCATATGTAaccctatgtttaactttttgagaaactgccgaACTATTTTCCACAGCAAAGCGACgacaccattttacactcccactaaGAACGTGTAAGAATTCCATTTCTCTACAAGTCATACTAGTGgggtgaagtgatatctcactgtgctttagatttgtgtttccctaatgactgatgataCTGAGCACCATTTCATGTGTTCATTGTTGCATTGGTATTATCCTTTAGAGAAAGTCTACTCAAACTTTTTCCCATTCTTAAGTTGGctgtctttttatggcttagttggaagaggatttttgggttttggggttttttgatttttttgtttttgtttttgttttttgtattctaGATAGCAAACCTCCATCAGATatacaatttgtaaatatttctcccattgtgtggattggcttttcacttccttgatagtgtcctttgaaacaaaaaccttttaattttgatgaaatccaggtTATCTATTTATTCTTGGGTTGCTTGTCCATTTAAGAAACTGGCTTCTAACCCCACATCCTGAAGATTTATAACTACATATTCCTCAAAACATTGCTTTTGAATGAGAACTTTCCTGGGTTTTAGGGGGTGGTGGACATTAGTTAATAATGTTTCTTGTCTCTTGATTAATTGTCTGTTGATTGATATCTCAATTGATATTCTTGTGCTTGTTTTCCCTCCTATGGAGCATGCCGTGGCCTATAACAGAGATTTTGGAAATGGTATCTAACGATATCCTGAGCTTGATTCAGGGGAGAGTCCTGGTTATATAATTGAGTTGGTCTACACCTCTTGCATAGTTTCACAAATTGCCAGGGCCTATAGTGGTGAGTAGTTGATTATTTTTCTGAGGAACACTTGTCCGGTAGTCCAGATCATTCTAGGGCTAGGGTGGACTTTCTCAGTCCCCTCCAGACCGAGAAGACTGCAGGGGTTGGACCTAGTCAAGAATTTCATCTCTGGTCTTCGTGGAAAGTAGACATGCCTCAGGGTTTGGGGAAAGTTGTTCAATACAAATGGGTTCCCCTCCAATCTTCATATTATATACATGATTTCTTTGTAGAAAAGGTAAAAggtgaaaaaaactaagaggcagcccacagaatgggagaagatatttgcaaatgacactacagataaaagactggtatccaagatctataaagaacttcttaaactcaatacacgagaaacaaataatcaaatcaaaaagtgggcagaaggtaggaacagacacttttccaatgaagacatacaaatggctaacggatacatgaaaaagtgttcaaaatcatcaaccatcagggaaattgaaatcaaaaccacattgagataccaccttatgccagttagaatggcaaaaatggacaagagaagaaaaaacagatgttggagaagatgtgcagaaaggggaaccctcttacactgttggtcggaatggaagttggtacagccactttggaaaacagtgttgagttccctcaaaaagttaaaactagagctatgctatgacccagcaattgtactcctgcgtatttaccccaacgatacggACGTAGtcaagagaagggccatatgcacctcaatattcatagcggcattgtccacaatagctaaattgtggaaggagccgagatgcccttcaacagacaaatggataaagaagatgtggcccatatatacaatggaattttactcagccatcagaaaggaagatTACCCAACCTTTGCAGTACCATGggctggactggaggagattatgctaagtgaaataagccaagcagagaaagacaattatcatatggtttcactcgtttatggaaggtaagaaatagcagggagattggtaggagaaggaagggaagaatgaagggggtgtaaacagaagggggaatgaaccacgagaaactatggactctgggaaacaaactgagggcttcagaggggagggggtggggggattgggataggtcggtgacaggtattaaggagggcacatattgcatggggcacggggtgttatgcgcaaacaatgaatcatggaatggcgcctgggtggctcagtcgttaagcatctgcctttggctcagggcgtgatcccagagtcctgggattgagccccacatcaggctcctcctccgctgggagcctgcttcttcctctccctcttcccctgcctgtgttccctctcttggagcctctctctctgtcaaataaataaataaaatctttaaaaaaaacaaaacaaaaacaaaagacacacacacacaaaaacaatgaatcatggaacactacatcaaaaactaaggatgtactgtatggtggctaacacaacataataagaaatttttttaaaaaaagtaaaggtgaaaggatatttattttagaacaacTTGTCTATTGTTCACCAATTGTCCGtctgcacttttaaaaatgtgtaaaggatCATTCAAGGTCAAATACATTCTTAGCAAAAGTACAGTTCTTGCACCCTACCAGGTGATTATACTGAATCCTATGAATTGTCTTATTACTTAGATGTTAtccttttcctgatgagaaaaaaaaaaaatctgagaaatagTACAAAGCTTCCCAAGGCCACATATCTAGTGAAGAGAGGAGGCAGCATTAGAAACCATTTCGGGGGAAACCATCCAACTCTAGacctcagcttaggtcttgatctcagggtcatgaattggagccctgtgttggggtccacttaaaaaaaaaaaaaggcaaccaatCTAGCAGATACCCCATTgggttttcatatgcttattatcatttggatgtcttcttttgggatggggtttttaaaatatttctgctcATTAATATACTaggttgtttctcattttctttgtgaattgttagagttcttgatatattttggatgagtgttttgtcagatatatgtattgAAAATAATCATTCCTGGTCTATAGATGgccttttcatttttgaagaatgtcTTACAGTATACAGAAGCCTTTAGTTTTCATAAACaacaatttaattgaattttttatggTGAGTGCTATCGTGtcctgttttagaaatatttgtctatgccaatattatgaaaatacttcctatttttcttttataggctTTGGAATTCTTGCTTTCATATCTCCAATTAATTTCAATATGTAGTGGGAAgtgtttgttaatatttactttttaaaaaacaaatcatcttTTGCTCTATTACCTTTAACAGAAAAGTCTTCCACTTCCCCAGTAAAGAATattaacatatacacacacgtatacaaaATCAAATAGCTGTGCATATGTGGGTATATTTTTGAATTGCTGTTCTTTCACTTTGATATATTtatgtcggttaagtgtctgacattaattccggctcaggtcatgatctcattggtggtgagatccagccccaagtaggtctccatgctcagcagggagtctgcttgatattctgtccctctccttctccctctactcccccactcactttctctctctcattcaaatcaatcaatcttaaaaacaaaacagaatttccaaactattttctagAGTAGTTGTAGAATTTAACATGCCCATCAGCAGTGTACGAGAATTGTAGCTCctacacatccttgccaatacttggaatggagattcttttcatttttgccattttaattggcAGAtagtggtttcaatttgcattttcctaaagtAATGATGTAGATCTTGGCATGTCCTTATATGCCTTCCGTATATATGCTTTGCTGAGCTGTTCACAAATCTTTTACCcatgttatcattttattttatttttttaaaggttttatttatttatttgaaatagagagcaagagcgggggcggtgtggaggtggggtggggagggcagagggggagggagaagcacattccctgctcagtggggagactgacaGAGGGGgtaggggctagatcccaggaccctgagatcatgacctgagccaaaggcagctgcttcaccaactgagccacccaggcacttttcttttacccatttttcaattggattgtttgtcttctTCTTAACTTTT
The nucleotide sequence above comes from Ursus arctos isolate Adak ecotype North America unplaced genomic scaffold, UrsArc2.0 scaffold_12, whole genome shotgun sequence. Encoded proteins:
- the NBPF11 gene encoding neuroblastoma breakpoint family member 11, which translates into the protein MAAPLGPLSDPGAEKSLLEINQDLQSQLEKSKQDFRDLKEKFLISEATAYSLANQLQKYKCEESSDIIESVLGEKGQLEKRERADTLAEKLRQCHLLIKDQTEELTRLYDKLREGRDVCQLLDKHLEDLLSHDDPEHCQGQGFQEQLAEGRRLAKCLARKLSSGKAARGPDCTELLQGPGLTRVFPPALTLFVAAVLCSPLCARP